A genomic region of Halobacteriovorax sp. DA5 contains the following coding sequences:
- a CDS encoding ScpA family protein, with translation MLDTTIKVKTDTFDGPLSLLLLLIQKEQMSIKELDLTRITKQYLDYLANMKELNFDIAGDYLFLAATLVLLKSKNAVTEEEQAKLQSQLGSESSLNITSHAELVRRLEELALYQKMGQKLLDLPQTGKDIFVKPKVNRKEIVNSILTPMELEKLTDTMIDFIFRQNRKYTVIKRDRLSIKEKLEFLKTYLQVGQKTNLDELLENDSNSRMATTTGEDTAKMSADGKNTIDNVVITFISLLELARLKRVQVFQNESFGQVYVDVVKTLDDFDVTQADGFDDENESKDKIETQELENMEQVAQ, from the coding sequence ATGTTAGACACAACGATTAAGGTTAAAACGGATACATTTGATGGTCCACTTTCACTGCTTTTGCTTCTTATTCAAAAAGAGCAAATGTCGATTAAAGAGCTAGACCTTACTAGAATTACTAAGCAGTACTTAGATTATCTAGCAAATATGAAAGAGCTTAACTTTGATATTGCAGGAGATTACTTATTCTTAGCTGCGACGTTAGTCCTTCTTAAATCAAAGAATGCAGTTACTGAAGAGGAGCAGGCTAAACTTCAAAGTCAGCTTGGTTCGGAGAGCTCGTTAAATATCACTTCTCATGCGGAGCTTGTTCGTCGTCTTGAAGAGCTTGCCCTTTACCAAAAGATGGGTCAAAAGCTTCTTGATCTTCCTCAAACGGGAAAAGATATTTTCGTAAAGCCAAAGGTAAATCGTAAGGAGATTGTTAACTCAATTCTTACTCCAATGGAGCTTGAGAAGCTAACTGATACGATGATTGATTTCATTTTCCGTCAAAATCGTAAGTATACAGTTATTAAGCGTGACCGTTTATCGATTAAAGAAAAATTAGAATTCTTAAAGACATATCTACAAGTGGGACAAAAAACAAATCTAGATGAACTACTTGAAAATGATAGCAATAGCCGAATGGCAACGACGACTGGTGAAGATACTGCAAAAATGTCTGCAGACGGTAAGAACACAATTGATAACGTTGTAATTACATTCATCTCACTATTAGAACTTGCTAGACTTAAGCGTGTACAGGTTTTCCAAAATGAAAGCTTTGGGCAAGTTTACGTTGATGTTGTGAAGACTCTTGATGACTTCGATGTTACTCAAGCCGATGGGTTTGATGATGAGAATGAGTCAAAAGATAAGATTGAAACACAAGAATTAGAAAATATGGAACAAGTAGCGCAATAA